In Chitinivibrionales bacterium, a single window of DNA contains:
- a CDS encoding glycosyltransferase family 39 protein: MTGIFFFIPFLGNAYLFDWDELNFAEAAREMLVTGNFLQVQIDFRPFFEKPPLFFWLQALSMSLFGVGEFAARFVNALAGILTLLAVYRIGKKIFDRTFGLLWAGAFLGSFLPHLFFKSGIIDPVFNLFIFLGIYFIFTSEKTEKSKSLVGPLALAGAFLGLATLTKGPVAILVASLCMVVYWIMLRFRPYLSWKGVIACAAACAAVSLAWYGAETLTHGPGFVTEFVKYQMRLLTTGDAGHGRPFWFHFVVLLFGCFPASFLAVRAFRPSRADPDAQKRFTRWMLVLFWVVLIIFSIVKTKTVLYSSLCYFPVTFLAAYHLHAVLTGKFTWNRWLTVSLAVFGLTVAVVIAAFPVVMMHTKWLIPHVTDRFAQECLTYPGHWSYGETAVGLGYAAAVVAAVILVTRKKFGAGFAVLILASALCLQAAMILFVPKVENYAGAGPVRFYKSLQGKDVYAKSLFKSYADLFYTKKLAGGNPNGSDVEWLLNGAIDKPAYLVCRIDKAPQYRKMPQLKEIKAEYGFVYFMREKVPAMFAP, encoded by the coding sequence ATGACGGGTATTTTCTTTTTTATTCCCTTCCTCGGCAACGCCTATCTCTTCGACTGGGACGAATTAAATTTCGCCGAGGCTGCGCGCGAGATGCTCGTGACCGGAAACTTTTTGCAGGTGCAGATCGATTTCCGTCCGTTTTTCGAAAAGCCGCCCCTGTTTTTCTGGCTCCAGGCGCTTTCCATGTCGCTGTTCGGCGTGGGGGAGTTCGCGGCGCGGTTTGTTAATGCCCTGGCAGGGATTCTCACACTGCTGGCAGTTTACCGGATAGGAAAAAAGATTTTTGACAGGACCTTCGGCCTGCTCTGGGCGGGCGCGTTTCTCGGATCTTTTTTGCCGCATTTGTTTTTCAAGTCGGGCATCATCGATCCGGTCTTCAACCTTTTCATTTTCCTAGGCATCTACTTCATTTTTACAAGCGAGAAAACGGAGAAAAGCAAAAGCCTCGTCGGCCCGCTCGCGCTCGCGGGCGCGTTTCTCGGACTCGCAACGCTCACCAAAGGGCCTGTTGCGATTCTCGTTGCGTCATTGTGCATGGTTGTTTATTGGATCATGCTGCGGTTCCGGCCGTATCTGTCATGGAAAGGCGTGATCGCCTGCGCAGCGGCCTGCGCCGCAGTGTCGCTGGCCTGGTACGGCGCGGAGACACTCACGCACGGGCCGGGATTCGTCACCGAATTCGTCAAATATCAAATGAGACTCTTGACAACCGGCGACGCAGGCCACGGCCGGCCGTTCTGGTTCCATTTCGTGGTGCTTCTGTTCGGGTGCTTTCCCGCGTCGTTTCTGGCGGTCAGGGCTTTCCGTCCGTCAAGGGCCGATCCCGATGCGCAAAAAAGATTCACCCGGTGGATGCTCGTACTGTTCTGGGTGGTACTGATCATTTTCTCAATCGTAAAGACAAAAACCGTTCTCTATTCGTCGCTGTGTTACTTTCCCGTCACCTTTCTCGCCGCATACCATCTGCACGCGGTGCTGACTGGAAAATTCACCTGGAACCGCTGGCTCACGGTTTCCCTCGCGGTTTTCGGCCTGACGGTCGCGGTCGTGATCGCGGCTTTCCCTGTTGTCATGATGCACACCAAATGGCTTATCCCGCATGTGACCGACCGGTTCGCGCAGGAATGCCTTACCTATCCCGGCCATTGGTCGTATGGGGAAACGGCCGTGGGGCTAGGATACGCCGCCGCGGTTGTTGCCGCCGTTATCCTTGTGACCCGAAAAAAATTTGGTGCGGGCTTTGCAGTGCTTATCCTGGCATCCGCCCTGTGCCTGCAAGCGGCCATGATTCTGTTTGTCCCCAAAGTTGAGAACTACGCGGGCGCCGGGCCGGTGCGGTTTTACAAAAGCCTGCAGGGAAAAGACGTGTACGCCAAGTCGCTGTTCAAGAGCTATGCCGACCTGTTTTATACCAAAAAACTGGCCGGCGGAAATCCCAACGGCAGCGACGTTGAATGGCTGTTAAACGGCGCCATTGACAAACCGGCATATCTCGTGTGCAGGATAGACAAGGCGCCGCAGTACCGGAAGATGCCGCAATTAAAGGAGATCAAGGCGGAGTACGGGTTTGTGTATTTTATGAGGGAGAAGGTGCCGGCAATGTTTGCGCCATAA
- a CDS encoding transglycosylase domain-containing protein — protein MAKNKKNPPRKKRSLLKSLLYFLIGLTILVVAAACPAYRIGEYFFNRYFNEWGRKLVNLEQRGLLSRKLGAAWQDVLKDEAMEQAAGKLLGADTAAKKNAALVVDGVFVNDYPSLSVIARLNAVQNYANEIRIADRRDRDIARIRTNHTRAKIIEFPRTFVNALVAAEDAGFWKNKEGVEYASIVRAAAGGILHSLISLRPRAPRGTSTITQQVAKLFISSVDEAGHRVAGKTMDRKLREMRLANALRQVYKPEEILEVYVNHCIASDNGLIGCRDIARALFEKDLKDLSDAQCVYLARMVKWGRNVKPKIARQCALDMPRIGKAMGWDAARQKKVLAEVQALTFKKPRQVQTDFGALVDCANEYWLSVLTRNGASAEQLEQMNIVDPNSLIRKKGNLFIRLTLDLPLQQELERLVKARGYGPDTVVMMGGKPILVTGQYYAYSIMDSKEGRLLAYCSKDKIGSRLSGLLRNRTPNGSSTAKPIFNALNFDLGTFSPYAKWNDSLEVAENVPWQRRFRVNSEGKITGVTFTHSAVKNRGYEVHNHGDVFEGCQYVFDQLNASNNILGVETVYRLNRTLFSLDGGISKEAFPLVQYFYRIGAFDRIRDELHLTAVTGVRVYKELARIVGAGVDSAVSGQKRVPISDSLYSVALGTLELTLYEQMHLFNVLYNNDLIERPADHPSLILDNIVLNGDTMVMRDTIKRYHPFADPNNLRPTYLGLHKRLVTNDGLDAFDLAPGDTAGLDKKDTFDRAVLPLEGPVSYIAKSGTTDDVIKPFDAAAKSGRKTNYGLWNAVLRLDLSRLAAGKNDPDVRDVTVSCIGECNEKYTGVRDGKTLHKFLTKGLMLRAGVQNPKGYFTRYEAYLRRTTPKDSTECGAVKVAEKEKPKNPFEQFLSIFKKKPDTTTVKAVAPVKVDSGGPVTTGKQD, from the coding sequence ATGGCAAAGAACAAAAAAAATCCGCCCCGCAAGAAAAGGTCCCTGTTAAAAAGTCTGCTCTATTTTCTTATCGGCCTCACCATCCTCGTTGTTGCGGCCGCCTGTCCCGCCTACCGCATCGGCGAATACTTTTTCAACCGCTATTTCAACGAGTGGGGCAGAAAGCTCGTCAACCTGGAGCAGCGCGGCCTGCTTTCGCGCAAGCTCGGGGCCGCCTGGCAGGACGTTCTCAAGGACGAGGCCATGGAGCAGGCCGCGGGCAAGCTGCTCGGCGCCGACACCGCGGCGAAGAAGAACGCCGCGCTCGTGGTGGACGGCGTGTTTGTCAACGACTACCCGTCGCTGTCGGTCATCGCGCGGCTCAACGCGGTGCAGAACTACGCCAACGAGATCCGCATCGCGGACCGCAGGGACCGCGACATCGCGCGCATACGCACCAACCATACGCGCGCGAAGATAATCGAGTTTCCCCGCACCTTCGTGAACGCGCTGGTCGCGGCAGAGGACGCCGGGTTCTGGAAGAACAAGGAGGGCGTGGAATACGCGAGCATCGTGCGCGCGGCCGCGGGCGGCATTCTCCATAGCCTTATCTCGCTGAGGCCGCGCGCGCCGCGCGGGACCTCCACCATCACCCAGCAGGTGGCCAAGCTCTTCATCTCCAGCGTCGACGAGGCGGGCCACCGCGTGGCCGGCAAGACCATGGACCGAAAGCTGCGGGAGATGCGGCTCGCCAACGCCCTGCGGCAGGTTTACAAACCGGAAGAGATCCTCGAGGTGTACGTGAACCACTGCATCGCGAGCGACAACGGCCTCATCGGGTGCAGGGACATCGCGCGGGCGCTGTTCGAAAAGGACCTCAAGGACCTTTCCGACGCGCAGTGCGTATATCTTGCGCGCATGGTGAAGTGGGGCCGCAACGTGAAACCCAAGATCGCCCGCCAGTGCGCGCTTGACATGCCGCGCATCGGCAAGGCCATGGGCTGGGACGCGGCCAGGCAGAAAAAAGTGCTTGCCGAGGTGCAGGCGCTCACGTTTAAAAAACCGCGGCAGGTGCAGACCGATTTCGGCGCGCTCGTCGACTGCGCGAACGAATACTGGCTCTCGGTGCTCACGCGAAACGGCGCATCGGCGGAGCAGCTCGAGCAGATGAACATCGTGGATCCCAACTCGCTGATCCGCAAGAAGGGCAACCTCTTCATCCGGCTCACGCTCGACCTGCCGCTGCAGCAGGAGCTTGAGCGGCTGGTCAAAGCCCGCGGCTACGGTCCCGACACCGTAGTGATGATGGGAGGCAAGCCCATTCTTGTCACCGGGCAATACTACGCCTACAGCATCATGGATTCCAAAGAGGGCAGGCTGCTCGCGTATTGTTCGAAGGACAAGATCGGCTCGCGGCTGTCGGGACTGCTGCGCAACAGGACGCCCAACGGATCGTCAACGGCAAAGCCGATCTTCAACGCGCTGAATTTCGACCTCGGGACGTTTTCGCCGTACGCGAAATGGAACGACAGCCTCGAGGTGGCCGAGAACGTGCCGTGGCAGCGCAGGTTCCGCGTCAACAGCGAGGGAAAAATCACGGGCGTCACCTTCACGCACAGCGCGGTGAAGAACCGCGGCTACGAGGTGCACAACCACGGAGACGTGTTCGAGGGGTGCCAGTACGTGTTCGACCAGCTCAACGCGTCGAACAACATCCTCGGCGTGGAGACCGTGTACCGGCTCAACCGAACCCTGTTTTCGCTCGACGGCGGCATCAGCAAGGAGGCGTTCCCGCTTGTCCAGTACTTCTACCGCATCGGCGCGTTCGACCGCATCCGGGACGAGCTGCACCTCACGGCCGTGACCGGCGTGCGCGTGTACAAGGAGCTCGCGCGCATCGTGGGCGCCGGCGTCGACTCGGCCGTTTCGGGCCAGAAGCGCGTCCCGATTTCCGACAGCCTGTATTCGGTGGCGCTCGGCACGCTCGAGCTCACGCTCTACGAGCAGATGCACCTGTTCAACGTGCTGTACAACAACGACCTCATCGAGCGGCCGGCAGACCACCCGTCGCTCATCCTCGACAACATCGTGCTCAACGGCGACACCATGGTCATGCGGGACACGATCAAGCGGTATCATCCGTTCGCCGACCCCAACAACCTGCGGCCCACCTACCTGGGGCTGCACAAGCGGCTCGTGACCAATGACGGGCTCGACGCGTTCGACCTGGCGCCCGGCGACACCGCGGGACTTGACAAGAAGGACACATTCGACCGCGCCGTGCTCCCCCTCGAGGGACCGGTGTCGTACATCGCGAAGAGCGGCACCACCGACGACGTGATCAAGCCGTTCGACGCGGCCGCGAAGAGCGGCAGGAAAACAAACTACGGGCTGTGGAACGCGGTGCTGCGGCTCGATCTTTCCAGACTTGCGGCCGGGAAGAACGATCCCGACGTGCGCGACGTCACCGTGTCGTGCATCGGCGAGTGCAATGAGAAATACACGGGCGTGCGCGACGGAAAGACGCTCCATAAATTCCTCACAAAGGGCCTGATGCTGCGCGCGGGCGTGCAGAACCCCAAGGGGTATTTCACGCGCTACGAGGCGTACCTCAGGCGCACGACGCCCAAGGACTCGACAGAGTGCGGAGCAGTAAAAGTTGCTGAAAAGGAAAAGCCGAAGAACCCGTTCGAACAGTTTTTATCAATTTTTAAGAAGAAACCGGACACGACAACAGTGAAGGCTGTGGCGCCAGTAAAGGTGGATTCGGGCGGACCGGTGACGACGGGGAAGCAGGACTAA
- a CDS encoding glycosyltransferase family 2 protein, producing MILNKKVVVVLPAFNAEKTLQSTYDEIPKDVVDDVILVDDASRDHTIELAERIGIRHVIRHEKNRGYGGNQKTCYTKALELGADIVIMLHPDYQYTPKLITAMASIIANGLYPVVLGSRILGGGARRGGMPLYKYISNRLLTLVQNVLMGQKLSEYHTGYRAFSREVLERINFMANSDDFVFDNQMLAQICFAGFKIAEVTCPTKYFKEASSIGFARSVKYGLGVLGVAIGYRMRKWGL from the coding sequence ATGATCCTCAATAAGAAAGTGGTGGTGGTGCTTCCCGCCTTCAACGCGGAAAAGACCCTGCAGAGCACCTACGACGAAATCCCGAAGGACGTCGTTGACGACGTCATCCTCGTTGATGACGCGAGCAGGGACCACACCATCGAGCTCGCCGAACGCATCGGCATCAGGCACGTGATCAGGCACGAAAAAAACCGAGGCTACGGCGGCAACCAGAAGACCTGCTATACAAAAGCCCTTGAGCTCGGCGCCGACATCGTCATCATGCTCCACCCCGACTACCAGTACACGCCAAAACTCATCACGGCCATGGCGAGCATCATTGCAAACGGCCTCTACCCCGTGGTGCTCGGCTCGCGCATCCTGGGCGGCGGCGCGCGCCGCGGCGGCATGCCCCTTTACAAATACATCTCGAACCGTCTGCTCACGCTCGTCCAGAACGTGCTCATGGGACAGAAGCTTTCTGAATACCACACCGGGTACCGCGCGTTTTCGCGCGAGGTGCTGGAGCGCATCAATTTCATGGCGAACTCCGACGATTTCGTGTTTGACAACCAGATGCTGGCGCAGATTTGTTTTGCGGGGTTCAAGATCGCGGAGGTGACCTGTCCGACCAAGTACTTCAAGGAAGCGTCGTCGATAGGGTTTGCGAGGAGCGTGAAATACGGGCTGGGGGTGCTGGGGGTGGCGATCGGGTACAGGATGAGGAAGTGGGGATTGTAA
- a CDS encoding adenylate/guanylate cyclase domain-containing protein → MDTPIDNVVRQYFKYVFLDVVSFSTRSAEAQSAIVTQLNSIVKESIDTNQDHVGTNLIPTGDGMCIALFAPNLQYDSHIQVALQILALLEEYNLSEKNEMRQFKVRIGIHQNTDIFVTDVNGRDNIAGAGINLASRIVDKADGCQILVSHTVHEELQPSEKYRNRFKKFDAIGKHGIQFSIYQYVDTSCLGLNCAIPIEFIPEEKVEPKLSLIAAYYFAHAIKEKDFILRMFQKDVNMYAATVLLWFLSQDSLEKREATDLDPFEPKIYGEGKKNLDEVIQYYSNLQFYLISEFSNFVEMKINKYPGCFSSSTYGYLPLFLSQKGKEKLKSDWPDIYDEFKIT, encoded by the coding sequence ATGGATACTCCTATTGACAATGTGGTACGACAATATTTTAAGTATGTTTTTCTTGATGTGGTAAGTTTTAGTACTAGAAGTGCAGAAGCTCAATCGGCAATTGTCACACAATTAAATTCAATTGTGAAAGAATCGATAGATACAAATCAGGACCATGTTGGGACAAATCTGATTCCCACCGGTGATGGTATGTGCATAGCGTTGTTTGCGCCGAATTTGCAATATGATTCTCATATACAAGTTGCTTTGCAAATTCTAGCATTGTTAGAGGAATACAATTTGTCCGAGAAGAACGAAATGAGACAATTTAAGGTTCGTATTGGAATTCATCAAAATACTGACATTTTCGTCACAGATGTTAATGGTAGGGACAATATTGCGGGAGCCGGGATAAACTTGGCATCGCGAATTGTGGATAAGGCTGATGGATGCCAAATCTTAGTGAGCCATACTGTGCACGAGGAACTTCAGCCAAGCGAAAAATATAGGAATAGATTTAAGAAATTTGATGCAATTGGTAAACATGGCATTCAATTTTCAATTTATCAATATGTTGATACCTCTTGCTTGGGACTTAACTGCGCTATACCTATCGAATTCATTCCTGAAGAAAAAGTAGAGCCTAAGTTATCGTTAATTGCAGCATATTATTTCGCTCATGCAATTAAAGAGAAAGATTTCATTTTGCGAATGTTTCAAAAAGACGTAAATATGTATGCGGCAACGGTTTTATTGTGGTTTCTGTCGCAAGATTCATTAGAAAAACGAGAGGCTACAGATCTGGATCCGTTTGAACCTAAAATTTATGGTGAAGGTAAAAAAAACCTGGATGAGGTGATACAATATTACAGCAATTTACAATTTTATTTAATATCAGAATTTTCAAATTTCGTCGAAATGAAAATAAATAAATACCCAGGTTGCTTTTCCAGTTCTACCTATGGATATTTGCCATTATTCCTAAGTCAAAAAGGGAAAGAAAAATTAAAATCAGATTGGCCTGATATTTATGATGAATTTAAGATAACCTAG
- a CDS encoding nitroreductase family protein — protein sequence MTSVKSTIAISSMLVIVLSFLSAAQDLSDISLPAPNVTGGKPLMQALKLRQSQRSFGAKKLPVQTVSDLLWAAFGINRPDSGKRTAPSTRNWQEVDIYAIMEDGAYLYDAKANKLKVIAKGDLRKLTGSQKFVVSAPLNLVFTADTAKMKGGAADERQLYMGADVAFISQNVYLFCASEGLGTVVRGSVDRAGLTKALNLPAEKRIIFAQTVGYPEAESH from the coding sequence ATGACCAGCGTCAAATCAACAATAGCTATTTCATCAATGTTGGTGATCGTCCTTTCATTCTTATCCGCCGCCCAGGACCTTTCCGACATTTCCCTGCCCGCGCCCAATGTGACCGGCGGGAAGCCCCTCATGCAGGCGCTCAAGTTGCGGCAGTCGCAGCGCTCCTTTGGCGCGAAAAAATTGCCGGTGCAGACGGTGTCCGACCTTTTGTGGGCCGCGTTCGGCATCAACCGGCCCGATTCCGGAAAGCGCACCGCGCCCTCCACGAGAAACTGGCAGGAAGTTGACATTTACGCAATAATGGAGGACGGCGCCTACCTGTACGATGCCAAGGCCAACAAGCTGAAGGTGATCGCAAAAGGTGATTTGCGCAAACTCACCGGCTCCCAGAAGTTCGTGGTATCCGCGCCGCTCAACCTGGTGTTCACGGCCGACACCGCGAAAATGAAGGGCGGCGCTGCCGATGAAAGGCAGCTGTACATGGGCGCGGACGTGGCCTTCATCAGCCAGAACGTTTATCTGTTCTGCGCGTCGGAGGGGCTGGGCACGGTGGTGCGAGGGTCGGTTGACCGCGCCGGCCTGACAAAAGCGCTCAATCTGCCGGCGGAGAAAAGGATCATTTTCGCGCAGACGGTGGGATATCCGGAGGCCGAGAGTCATTAA